From Sphingomonas hengshuiensis, one genomic window encodes:
- a CDS encoding outer membrane protein, whose translation MKTMRILLTLAATAAGTPALAQDASEFQGPRAEATIGLDQLRFDLANVGSDGRAKQSDLGYGFAIGYDAAVTPKLLVGVEGGVNLSDLHAITGDATDGGELRQRRELTLAGRIGTPLTANTLLYGKVGYANLQVREDQTVASVTDSQKRDLDGVLVGAGLEVKMTPTAYWKSEYRYTNYADGYSSNKVLTGVGIRF comes from the coding sequence ATGAAGACTATGCGTATCCTCCTCACCCTCGCCGCCACGGCTGCGGGCACCCCGGCGCTCGCGCAGGATGCCAGCGAGTTCCAGGGCCCGCGTGCAGAGGCCACGATCGGGCTCGACCAGTTGCGCTTCGACCTCGCCAATGTCGGCAGCGACGGACGCGCCAAGCAAAGCGATCTCGGCTATGGATTCGCGATCGGCTATGACGCTGCGGTCACGCCGAAGCTGCTGGTCGGCGTCGAAGGCGGCGTGAACCTGTCCGATCTCCACGCGATAACCGGCGACGCCACCGACGGCGGCGAACTGCGCCAGCGCCGCGAGCTGACGCTGGCCGGGCGGATCGGCACGCCGCTGACCGCCAACACGCTGCTGTACGGCAAGGTCGGCTATGCCAACCTCCAGGTCCGCGAGGACCAGACCGTGGCCAGCGTCACCGACAGCCAGAAGCGCGATCTGGACGGCGTCCTGGTCGGCGCGGGCCTGGAAGTGAAGATGACCCCGACGGCCTATTGGAAGAGCGAATATCGCTACACCAACTATGCCGATGGCTATTCGAGCAACAAGGTGCTGACCGGCGTCGGCATCCGCTTCTGA
- a CDS encoding sulfotransferase, whose translation MRCSARSWGAVYSRADRLLHHLALDYRPVLEASFDFERARHGRAARVQPIDRPVFVSGLARAGTSILTRMLHGAGGFVAPSYRDMPFPLAPNGWRALTMRMRRHVDAQERGHGDGLTHDLDSPEAIEEVFWRCTEGARYRTPQGLAPMDIGDETVAAFRDYVALVLMAGGGGRYLSKNNNNVLRLEALVAAFPDAVLLHPFRDPVQQALSLRHQHLRACALAAEDPFRARFMTWLGHHEFGADRRPFVLPGAPAADAAGEQLDYWLGSWIAVYRWLLDAPGAVRPRQIFVDYDRLCRADPRLVARIADAAGIAGSVAVAALQPPAAHPEAEADAGLIAEARAVHARLVGCVPR comes from the coding sequence ATGCGTTGTTCCGCACGCAGCTGGGGCGCCGTGTACAGCCGCGCTGACCGCCTGCTCCACCATCTCGCGCTGGACTATCGTCCCGTGCTGGAGGCGTCGTTCGATTTCGAGCGGGCGCGGCACGGGCGCGCGGCGCGGGTGCAGCCGATCGATCGCCCGGTGTTCGTCAGCGGACTCGCGCGGGCGGGGACGTCGATCCTCACGCGGATGCTGCACGGCGCCGGCGGCTTCGTCGCGCCCTCGTATCGCGACATGCCGTTCCCACTCGCCCCGAACGGCTGGCGCGCGCTGACGATGCGGATGCGGCGGCATGTCGACGCGCAGGAGCGCGGGCATGGCGACGGGCTGACGCATGATCTCGACAGCCCCGAGGCGATCGAGGAAGTCTTCTGGCGCTGCACCGAGGGCGCGCGCTACCGGACGCCGCAGGGCCTCGCGCCCATGGACATCGGCGACGAGACGGTCGCGGCGTTTCGCGACTATGTCGCGCTGGTGCTGATGGCCGGCGGCGGCGGGCGCTATCTGTCGAAGAACAACAATAATGTCCTGCGGCTCGAGGCGCTGGTCGCGGCGTTTCCCGATGCCGTGCTGCTCCATCCGTTTCGCGATCCGGTGCAGCAGGCGCTGTCGCTGCGCCACCAGCATCTCCGCGCCTGTGCGCTGGCGGCAGAGGACCCGTTCCGCGCGCGGTTCATGACGTGGCTGGGCCATCACGAGTTCGGCGCGGATCGGCGTCCGTTCGTGCTGCCGGGTGCCCCCGCGGCCGACGCGGCGGGCGAGCAGCTCGATTACTGGCTGGGCAGCTGGATCGCCGTGTATCGCTGGCTGCTCGACGCGCCCGGCGCGGTGCGGCCCCGGCAGATTTTCGTCGATTACGACCGGCTCTGTCGGGCCGATCCGCGGCTGGTCGCGCGGATCGCCGATGCGGCGGGAATAGCGGGGTCGGTCGCGGTTGCGGCGCTCCAGCCGCCCGCCGCGCATCCCGAAGCGGAGGCCGACGCCGGGCTGATCGCGGAGGCGCGCGCGGTGCATGCCCGGCTGGTCGGGTGCGTCCCGCGATGA
- a CDS encoding arylsulfotransferase family protein yields MFRQVDLVSSDKGGGDTAAPVVSRDGRVPPETSPLERLLYRPVPLWLLLLVIVLGAGGLIAFGAVVDGWQKSGALGRAAIQTARLPDTIKRSFEGSAPYFRGQYPRLPAGFWRNPAQGLVDPGYALVSPYDPERGRSVVRLIRLSDGATLRDIVPDVDAANARSRFTSALTDVRRDKDAPRNRLMHPLLLSDGSIVVHDSSPLARYDPCGRLMWSLDGIFTHSTERGPDGTLWVPYRHPRPTEPGVRPTFWDDAVANVSPDGTLLSSVTVAAILERNGLGHLWRGRPYSDDPFHLNDIQPVMADGPHWRRGDVFLSLRNLSMVALYRPATGRILWWRVLPWRFQHDVTILDDHRISVFDNNVLMGYPREAVNGTNRLLVQDFAKGVTTSPYAEAFRRNAIATRAQGRGTPLPDGDAIVEETEQGRLLRVAPDGTVRWRYISADAQQRRFALAWARYLDSSTDGTAIQKAMTTPCV; encoded by the coding sequence ATGTTCCGGCAGGTGGACCTGGTTTCGAGCGACAAGGGCGGCGGCGATACCGCCGCTCCGGTCGTGTCGCGCGACGGCCGGGTGCCTCCCGAGACCTCGCCGCTCGAGCGGCTGCTGTACCGCCCGGTCCCGCTCTGGCTGTTGCTGCTGGTGATCGTGCTCGGCGCGGGCGGGCTGATCGCGTTCGGGGCCGTGGTCGATGGCTGGCAGAAGTCGGGCGCGCTCGGTCGCGCCGCGATCCAGACGGCGCGCCTGCCCGATACGATCAAGCGCAGCTTCGAAGGCAGCGCCCCCTATTTCCGCGGCCAGTATCCGCGCCTGCCCGCCGGATTCTGGCGCAACCCCGCACAAGGGCTGGTCGATCCCGGCTATGCATTGGTCTCGCCCTATGACCCCGAACGCGGGCGCTCGGTGGTCCGGCTGATCCGGCTCAGCGACGGCGCGACGCTGCGCGATATCGTGCCCGATGTCGACGCCGCGAACGCGCGCTCGCGCTTCACTTCGGCGCTGACCGATGTCCGGCGTGACAAGGATGCGCCACGCAACCGGCTGATGCATCCGCTGCTGCTGTCCGATGGCAGCATCGTGGTCCATGATTCGTCGCCGCTCGCCCGCTATGATCCGTGCGGACGGCTGATGTGGAGCCTCGACGGGATCTTCACCCATTCCACCGAGCGGGGCCCGGACGGGACGCTCTGGGTGCCCTATCGCCATCCGCGCCCGACCGAGCCGGGGGTGCGCCCGACCTTCTGGGACGATGCCGTCGCCAATGTCTCGCCGGACGGGACGCTGCTGTCGAGCGTGACGGTCGCCGCGATCCTCGAACGCAACGGGCTCGGCCATTTGTGGCGGGGGCGGCCGTATAGCGACGATCCGTTCCACCTCAACGATATCCAGCCGGTGATGGCCGACGGCCCCCATTGGCGGCGGGGGGACGTGTTCCTCAGCCTGCGCAACCTGTCGATGGTGGCGCTGTATCGCCCCGCGACCGGGCGCATATTGTGGTGGCGGGTGCTGCCCTGGCGCTTCCAGCACGACGTCACGATCCTCGACGATCATCGCATCTCGGTGTTCGATAACAATGTCCTGATGGGCTATCCGCGCGAGGCCGTGAACGGCACCAATCGGCTGCTGGTGCAGGATTTCGCAAAGGGCGTCACGACCTCGCCCTATGCCGAGGCGTTTCGCCGCAACGCGATCGCGACGCGCGCGCAGGGGCGGGGCACGCCGCTCCCCGATGGCGACGCGATCGTCGAGGAGACCGAGCAGGGCCGCCTGCTCCGCGTCGCGCCGGATGGCACGGTGCGCTGGCGCTATATTTCCGCCGACGCCCAGCAGCGCCGCTTCGCGCTCGCCTGGGCGCGCTACCTCGATTCCTCCACCGATGGCACTGCCATCCAGAAAGCGATGACCACTCCATGCGTCTGA
- a CDS encoding TonB-dependent receptor domain-containing protein: MQSSTRSHFARLSRSAAPFALALGSIAPAMAQTAPQVPVAQDAPAADDGAQDQIVVTGSRFRRADTETPSPVTVLTADTLDKAGITTIADAIRSISADSAGSIGTGFQTGFSAGGSAVSLRGLGVSSTLVLIDGLRSTNFPINDDGHNAYVDLNSIPFSLVDRVEVLKDGASSSYGADAIGGVVNIILKKQFTGLEGSIEGGAAEKGDAGHLRAELTAGYGDYEAQGFNIYINGEYQRDGRVLSHDRGFPYNTRDLLAIGGNDGNADDSSLTQNVPTAYVGRVRQNDLNNPLSGATGSPQTSQYTALGLANCSRGTFTVAAGTGCKYDLTDMYRQLQPLQERYSVNGRVSYRVADNIEGYVTGSYSRSYVSIHGIPSAIRQTQPFGASPLTASSNPGIVLPVYICPTGNNCANAATPGRTLNPNNPYASAFANDPSNGAARIYYLFGDIPAGSERNNEVYRAAAGLHGSFEGGWDWSIDGVYARDNLSITQHGLINIAALRTAINTGSYNFVNPSLNTAAVRNALSPDKTTPSYSQMYSLDASITKALAELPGGTLQFAVGGQVRREKLENNNQNAALDTYGLTTASAFGEHTVSAGYFELDAPILNVLDVNASGRYDHYSEGFSHFSPKVGVKFTPIKQIALRGTYSQGFRAPTFAESGPRSQYAGFVTTTPPCAFQIAHGGVASGTGCTTGGNAYNLPYSLGRGVAGNPDLEPETSRSFTAGTILQPVSWLSFTADYYNVKKSKLIIAGPDIGKAVSAYFGAANLAAAQAAVAAVGPGYSVNTVDGADPLFPNALPRVLIINVPYVNANYAITSGIDLAATANIQISPGIKFTSRIEATHTFQYDLHTTTGVQKYAGTLGPYDLSSGNGTPNWRGNWQNTLDFGNFSLSLTSYYVGRIKEVSTDQQTAPFTTDCSASLYRSTDLNKFCYVNSFISNDLNATVRVNDGFTFYVNVKNVLDARAPIAPAAYSSAPNFLTTWHYAGLIGRQFRAGANFRF, encoded by the coding sequence ATGCAGTCCTCGACACGCTCTCATTTCGCGCGGCTCAGCCGCAGCGCCGCGCCGTTCGCACTTGCACTCGGATCGATCGCACCCGCAATGGCGCAGACCGCGCCGCAGGTGCCGGTCGCGCAGGACGCCCCAGCCGCCGACGACGGCGCGCAGGACCAGATCGTCGTCACCGGCTCGCGGTTCCGCCGCGCCGACACCGAGACGCCGTCGCCGGTCACCGTGCTGACCGCCGATACGCTCGACAAGGCCGGCATCACCACGATCGCCGACGCCATCCGCTCGATCTCCGCCGACAGTGCCGGATCGATCGGCACGGGCTTCCAGACCGGTTTCTCCGCCGGCGGTTCGGCCGTGTCGCTGCGCGGGCTGGGTGTTTCGTCGACGCTGGTGCTCATTGACGGGCTGCGCTCGACCAATTTCCCGATCAACGACGACGGCCATAACGCCTATGTCGACCTGAACAGCATCCCGTTCAGCCTGGTCGACCGCGTCGAAGTCCTCAAGGACGGCGCTTCGTCCAGCTACGGCGCCGATGCGATCGGCGGCGTGGTCAACATCATCCTCAAGAAGCAGTTTACCGGTCTCGAAGGTTCGATCGAGGGTGGTGCCGCCGAAAAGGGCGATGCCGGGCACCTCCGCGCGGAGCTGACCGCAGGCTATGGCGACTACGAGGCGCAAGGCTTCAACATCTATATTAACGGCGAGTATCAGCGCGACGGTCGCGTGCTCAGCCACGACCGCGGCTTTCCGTATAACACCCGCGACCTGCTCGCGATCGGCGGCAACGACGGCAACGCCGACGACAGCTCGCTGACCCAGAATGTGCCGACCGCCTATGTCGGACGCGTGCGCCAGAACGATCTCAACAACCCGCTCAGCGGCGCGACGGGATCGCCCCAGACCAGCCAATATACTGCGCTCGGCCTCGCCAATTGCAGCCGCGGCACGTTCACCGTCGCCGCCGGCACCGGCTGCAAATACGACCTGACCGACATGTATCGCCAGCTCCAGCCGCTGCAGGAGCGCTATTCGGTCAATGGCCGTGTCAGCTATCGGGTCGCCGACAATATCGAGGGCTATGTCACCGGCAGCTATAGCCGGTCCTATGTCAGCATCCACGGCATCCCCTCGGCGATCCGTCAGACCCAGCCGTTCGGCGCCAGCCCCCTGACCGCGTCGAGCAACCCCGGCATCGTGCTGCCGGTCTATATCTGTCCGACCGGAAACAATTGCGCGAACGCGGCGACTCCGGGCCGCACGCTGAACCCCAACAATCCCTATGCTTCGGCCTTTGCAAACGACCCGTCCAATGGGGCCGCGCGCATCTATTACCTGTTCGGCGACATTCCGGCCGGGAGCGAGCGCAACAACGAAGTCTATCGCGCGGCCGCGGGCTTGCATGGCAGCTTCGAAGGCGGCTGGGACTGGAGCATTGACGGCGTCTATGCCCGCGACAATCTGAGCATCACCCAGCACGGCCTGATCAACATCGCCGCGCTGCGGACTGCGATCAACACGGGCTCGTACAATTTCGTGAACCCGTCGCTCAACACGGCGGCGGTGCGCAACGCGCTCTCGCCTGACAAAACGACGCCGTCCTATTCGCAAATGTACAGCCTCGACGCCTCGATCACCAAGGCGCTGGCCGAACTGCCCGGCGGCACGCTCCAGTTCGCCGTGGGCGGGCAGGTCCGTCGCGAGAAGCTGGAGAACAACAACCAGAACGCCGCGCTCGACACCTATGGCCTGACGACCGCTTCGGCATTCGGCGAGCACACGGTTTCTGCCGGCTATTTCGAGCTCGACGCACCGATCCTGAACGTCCTCGATGTCAACGCGTCGGGCCGCTACGATCATTATTCGGAAGGGTTCAGCCACTTCTCGCCCAAGGTCGGCGTGAAGTTCACGCCGATCAAGCAGATCGCCCTGCGCGGCACCTATTCGCAGGGCTTCCGCGCGCCGACCTTCGCGGAATCGGGTCCGCGCAGCCAATATGCGGGCTTCGTGACGACGACGCCGCCTTGCGCGTTCCAAATCGCCCATGGCGGCGTGGCAAGCGGCACCGGCTGCACCACCGGGGGCAACGCATATAATCTTCCCTATTCGCTGGGTCGCGGCGTCGCAGGCAATCCCGATCTCGAACCGGAAACCTCGCGCAGCTTCACGGCCGGCACGATCCTGCAGCCGGTCTCCTGGCTCAGCTTCACGGCGGACTATTATAATGTGAAGAAATCGAAGCTGATCATCGCCGGGCCCGATATCGGCAAGGCCGTCAGCGCGTATTTCGGCGCGGCGAACCTCGCGGCTGCACAGGCGGCGGTGGCTGCGGTTGGCCCCGGCTATTCGGTCAATACCGTCGACGGCGCCGATCCGCTGTTCCCCAATGCACTGCCCCGCGTGCTGATCATCAACGTGCCCTATGTAAACGCCAATTACGCGATTACGTCGGGCATCGACCTGGCGGCGACGGCGAACATCCAGATTTCGCCGGGGATCAAGTTCACCAGCCGTATCGAGGCGACTCACACTTTCCAATATGATCTGCACACCACGACTGGCGTGCAGAAATATGCCGGGACGCTGGGACCCTATGACCTGTCGTCGGGCAACGGCACGCCGAACTGGCGCGGCAATTGGCAGAACACGCTCGACTTCGGCAATTTCTCGCTCAGCCTGACCAGCTATTATGTCGGCCGGATCAAGGAAGTGTCGACCGACCAGCAGACCGCACCCTTCACCACGGATTGCTCGGCAAGCCTGTATCGTTCGACCGACCTCAACAAATTCTGTTACGTCAATTCGTTCATCAGCAACGACCTGAACGCGACGGTCCGGGTGAACGACGGCTTCACCTTCTACGTCAACGTGAAGAACGTGCTCGATGCGCGCGCACCGATCGCTCCGGCGGCCTATTCCAGCGCGCCGAACTTCCTGACGACCTGGCATTATGCGGGTCTGATCGGGCGCCAGTTCCGGGCGGGCGCCAACTTCCGCTTCTGA
- a CDS encoding FKBP-type peptidyl-prolyl cis-trans isomerase: MLILAALALFAQEAPAVDPSQDTAWMNRQMLALASLKGGEGWHSAEGGLRWRRVKGDGAGTHPSATDQVTIHYAGSFIDGTEFDSSYGRGPATFPLDRLIRAWQIAVPLMGVGDTIEIAVPSDLGYGPRGKGPIPGGATLLFKIELLGIGG, translated from the coding sequence ATGTTGATCCTTGCCGCCCTTGCCCTGTTCGCGCAGGAAGCCCCCGCCGTCGATCCTTCGCAGGACACCGCGTGGATGAACCGCCAGATGCTGGCGCTGGCCAGCCTGAAGGGCGGCGAGGGGTGGCACTCCGCCGAGGGCGGGCTGCGCTGGCGGCGCGTAAAGGGCGACGGCGCGGGCACACACCCGAGCGCGACCGACCAGGTGACGATCCACTATGCCGGCAGCTTCATCGACGGCACCGAATTCGACAGCTCCTATGGCCGCGGCCCCGCCACCTTCCCGCTCGACCGGCTGATCCGCGCCTGGCAGATCGCGGTCCCGCTGATGGGCGTCGGCGACACGATCGAAATCGCCGTCCCCTCGGACCTAGGCTACGGCCCGCGCGGCAAGGGGCCGATCCCCGGCGGCGCGACGCTGTTGTTCAAGATCGAGCTGCTCGGCATCGGCGGCTGA
- the mtnP gene encoding S-methyl-5'-thioadenosine phosphorylase, protein MAGWTIGIIGGSGLYDVDGIEDGEWVACESPWGAPSDDCFVGWVGPVRVVFLPRHGRGHRIGPSELNARANIDVLKRLGVTDILAVSSVGSLVEDRPPGSFTIADQFIDRTKGRASSFFGSGMVAHVSMADPVCPRLSALAADAARAGGAQTHVGGTYLAMEGPQFSTRAESHLYRSWGCHIIGMTAMPEAKLAREAELPYALVGMVTDYDCWREGEEAVDVAQVIAQLSANAAKARAMVMHLLRALPAERPASPIDACLDTALITAPHARDPNLLAKLDAVAGRALGK, encoded by the coding sequence ATGGCGGGTTGGACGATCGGGATTATCGGCGGTTCGGGCCTCTACGATGTCGACGGCATCGAGGATGGCGAATGGGTCGCGTGCGAAAGCCCCTGGGGGGCGCCCTCCGACGATTGCTTCGTCGGCTGGGTCGGGCCGGTCAGGGTCGTGTTCCTGCCCCGCCATGGTCGCGGCCACCGGATCGGGCCGTCGGAACTGAACGCCCGCGCCAATATCGACGTGCTCAAGCGGCTGGGCGTCACCGACATTCTGGCGGTCTCGTCGGTCGGCAGCCTCGTCGAGGATCGCCCGCCGGGCAGCTTCACCATCGCCGACCAGTTCATCGACCGGACCAAGGGCCGCGCGTCGAGCTTTTTCGGAAGCGGCATGGTCGCGCATGTCTCGATGGCCGATCCGGTGTGCCCGCGGCTGTCGGCGCTGGCGGCGGACGCGGCGCGCGCGGGCGGCGCGCAGACGCATGTCGGCGGCACCTATCTGGCGATGGAGGGGCCGCAATTCTCGACGCGCGCAGAGAGCCATCTCTATCGCAGCTGGGGCTGCCACATCATCGGGATGACCGCGATGCCCGAGGCCAAGCTCGCGCGCGAGGCCGAGCTGCCCTATGCGCTGGTCGGGATGGTCACCGATTATGACTGCTGGCGCGAGGGCGAGGAGGCGGTGGATGTGGCGCAGGTGATCGCGCAACTTTCGGCCAACGCGGCGAAGGCGCGCGCGATGGTGATGCACCTGCTGCGCGCGCTGCCTGCCGAGCGCCCCGCCTCGCCGATCGACGCCTGCCTCGATACGGCGCTGATCACCGCGCCGCACGCGCGCGATCCGAACCTTCTTGCCAAGCTCGATGCGGTCGCCGGCCGCGCCCTGGGGAAATGA
- a CDS encoding quinone oxidoreductase family protein — protein sequence MAHRIQFSRTGGPEVLEWVEQDVPAPGPGEVRIRTAAIGLNFIDTYHRSGLYPVPLPSGLGMESAGVVTDVGAGVTGFAPGDRVASFGPAIGAYATERNLPADSLFRLPDAIDDETAAAVLLKGFTAEFLVERAAKVQPGWTVLVHAAAGGVGQLLVQWLHHLGATVVATVGTEEKAARAQAAGAAHVLLSRRDDIAARTREITGGAGVQAVFDGVGAATWPASLAATARRGLILSYGNASGPVEGVALGTLNQHGSLFVTRPKLFDYYVTPEERAAGSARVFELVASGVLRPEIGQRFALQDAAEAHRRLEAGQTEGSTILLP from the coding sequence ATGGCGCACCGCATCCAGTTTTCCCGCACCGGCGGTCCCGAGGTCCTCGAATGGGTCGAGCAGGACGTACCCGCGCCGGGCCCGGGCGAAGTGCGCATCCGTACCGCTGCGATCGGGCTGAACTTCATCGATACCTATCACCGCTCGGGGCTTTATCCCGTGCCGCTGCCGAGCGGGCTGGGGATGGAGAGCGCGGGCGTGGTCACCGATGTCGGCGCCGGCGTCACCGGCTTTGCGCCCGGCGACCGGGTGGCGTCGTTCGGCCCCGCGATCGGCGCCTATGCAACCGAACGCAACCTGCCCGCCGACAGCCTGTTCCGCCTCCCCGATGCGATCGACGACGAGACCGCCGCCGCGGTGCTGCTCAAGGGGTTTACCGCCGAGTTCCTGGTCGAGCGCGCCGCGAAGGTGCAGCCGGGGTGGACCGTGCTGGTCCATGCCGCGGCGGGGGGCGTCGGCCAGTTGCTGGTGCAATGGCTCCACCATCTCGGCGCCACCGTCGTCGCCACCGTCGGCACCGAGGAGAAGGCCGCACGCGCACAGGCGGCGGGCGCGGCGCATGTCCTCCTCTCGCGCCGGGACGACATCGCCGCCCGGACGCGCGAGATCACCGGCGGCGCGGGCGTGCAGGCGGTGTTCGACGGCGTCGGCGCCGCGACCTGGCCGGCATCGCTGGCCGCCACCGCGCGGCGCGGACTGATTCTCAGCTATGGCAATGCCAGCGGGCCGGTGGAGGGTGTCGCGCTCGGCACGCTCAACCAGCATGGCTCGCTGTTCGTCACGCGGCCCAAGCTGTTCGACTATTATGTGACGCCCGAGGAGCGCGCCGCGGGATCGGCGCGGGTGTTCGAATTGGTCGCGTCCGGCGTGCTGCGCCCCGAGATCGGCCAGCGCTTTGCCCTGCAGGATGCCGCCGAGGCGCATCGCCGGCTGGAGGCGGGGCAGACCGAGGGATCGACGATCCTGCTGCCATGA